The sequence ATAAGCCATAGGATCATTACTTCCTGATTCTATTTCTATTACTGTTTTCACTTTTTTCTTTAAATTTGAATCTCCTAAAACAGAAACAACTGCAGCTGCATCTGTTGATGAAACTATTGCTCCAAAAAGTAAAGCTTCTTTAGGTGTGAAATCTGTAAGAATAAAAGCAAAAAAAGCTGCAAAAAGAGTTGTTAAAAATACTCCTAGTGTTGCTAATATTCCACTTGGGTATAAGGATGAGAGTGCATCACTTTTCTTAGTTTCTAAGGCACTTGAAAAAAGAATAAATAGTAATGCAAAATTTCCTATCTGTTGTGTAAGTTCTGCATCATCAAAATATATACCACCTATTCCCTCTGAACCTGCTAGTATTCCTATAAATAAGAACATAATAAGCAATGGAACTTGTACCTTTTTTGATAATCTAATTGAAAACAAACTGATAAAAAGTAGAATCCCTGCTGTCAAAACTTTGTATTCCATCTCTCCTCCTTTTAAAATTTATAGATCTCTTTCATGAAGTTATACCACTTTTTATATTCTTCTTCATGGATACTATTTTTTAAAAATACAAAATTAAACTCTCTTTCTTCAAAAAAATTCTCTAGATTAATAATTGCTAATTTTCTCATTAAAATTTCTTTTTCTACTGCTCTTTCATAAATAAAGGATATCCCCTTATTTTCCTTTACTAACTCCTTTATTATATTTATATTTTCTATTTCATATTTCTTATCGAAATCATTTAATGATAAATTGTTATCATATAATATTTTTTCAAATATATCTCTTGTTCCAGATCCATTTTCTCTTAGAATAATTCTTTCTCTTACGATATCATCAAATTTTGTAATTTCAGTAGCAATAGGATTATTTGCTGCACATATTCCTACAAATCGCTCTTTAGAAAAAAGATAATTTTCATACTCAGTTTTTTCAAAAAATCCTTCTATAAATGCAAAATCTATATTACCTTTTTTCAATTCTTCTAAGAGTTCACTAGTATCTCTTATAATAAAAGATATATTTATTTCAGGATATCTTGTAGAAATCTCAGAGATAATTTTAGGGATAATAAACTCTCCTATAGTAAAGGTAGCACCAAAATATAGATTTTTTTTACTCATATCTATGTTTTTTATCTCCTCTTTAATCTTATTGGCATCTGAACTCATTGTTAAAAGATAGTTATACAGTGCCTTTCCTTGTTCTGTTATAGATAAAACTTTTTTATTGTAATTAAAAAGTTTACATCCATAAAATTCTTCTAAATATTTTATATGTTGACTTACTGCAGGTTGTGTCATATGTAAATTTTCAGCTGTCTTTGTATAATTTTTAGTCCTACATAACTCTATAAATGTTTCAACTCTAAAATCTAACATTTAATATCCCCTCTCTTTTAAATTTATAATTTTTTATTATCTTTTAATAAAAATACATAATTTTATTTTATAATTTTTTTATGGTAAAATCAAGACATAAATAAGAAATAAAATAAATATTTTTAGGAGGCTTTTATGAATTTCAAATTTTCTAATGAACAAGAAGTATTTTTATCAAAAGTGAGAGAGATAAGTGTAAAAGAGGTTGCTCCTATTGCAGCTGAAATAGATAAAGAAGCATCATTCCCTGTTAATACTATTAAATTATTAGGAGAAAATGGTATTATGGGAATACCTTTTGAAAAAAAATATGGTGGACTTGAAATGGATAACTTAACTTATGTAGCAGCTGTTGAAGAGTTATCAAAAGCTTGTGCCTCTACTGGTGTTATTATGTCAGCACACACTTCGTTATGTTCATGGCCAATAGCTACTTATGGTAATGAGGAGCAAAAAAATAAATATTTAACTCAGCTAGCTAGTGGGGAAAAGTTAGGAGCTTTTGGTTGGACAGAAGCTGAAGCTGGAACTAAAATGACTGCAATAAAAGATGGTGATAAATATATATTAAATGGAAAAAAAGTTTTAATTACTAATTCACATGAAGCTGATATCTTTGTTGTATTTGCGAAAACAGATTTAGAAAAAGGAGATCTTTCAGCTTTTATTATAGAAAAAGGAACTAAGGGATTTTCTGTTGGAGAAGCAGAAGATAAAATGGGAGTAAGAGGTTCTTCTACGGCTGCACTTTTCTTTGATAATTGTGCTATTCCAGAAGAAAATTTACTTGGAAGCTTAGGAGAGGGATTAAAAATAGCTATGTCTACACTCAATGGTGGAAGAATAGGTGTAGCAGCTCAAGCTGTAGGACTTGCACAAGGAGCTTTAGATGCTGCAATAAATTATGTAAAAAATAGAATACAACTTGGTAAACCTATATCACACCATCAAAATACTCAATTTGTAATAGCTGATTTACAAACAAAAATAGATGCTGCTAGACTTATGACTTATAGAGCTGCTAATATGAAAGATTTAGGAGAGGATTACGGATATATGGCATCTATGGCAAAATTATTTGCTTCAGAAATAGCTATGGAAGTTACAACTAAGGCAGTTCAATTATTTGGTGGAAATGGATATTCTAAAAGATTCCCAGTAGAGAGAATGATGAGAGATGCCAAAGTTACTGAAATCTATGAAGGAACTTCAGAAGTTCAAAAAGTAGTTATTGCTTCTCATATGGGAATCAAATAAAAAATATGCAGATAAAATTAAAATTTAATAAAGAAGTCATTGTAAATTTTTAAGTTCTAATGGCTTCTTTTTTTATTTGATATCTAATAGACTAAAGTTTTACAGAAACATATTTACTTTCTGGAATATAAAAACGCCAAAGTTTATCTTTATACTCCTCAGCATAATCTATACCTATTCTTTTAGCTTGAGTGATACTACTAATACTATAGTCATCATTTTCTAACCAAATATAGTTATTTTTAGTTATATCGAGAGTATTAAAAGTTTTATCGATGGACAATGCTTTTGCAAGTTTTCCTGGACCATTTGATAGATCTTTATCTTTTTTTATATTTCTTAATTGCTTCATATACTCTATATTTTTTAGAGGTTCAACTGCCCTAATAAGAACAGCTTCAGGAATATCTTTTTTATTAGCACTGATATTAAAACAGTAATACATCCCATAAATTAGATAGATATATATATGTCCTCCTTCAAGAAACATAGCCTCAGTTCTTTTAGTACGACGGTTTTGATAAGAATGAGCTGCTTTATCTAAGGGCCCCATATAAGCTTCGGTTTCTACTATTCTAGCTTTTAAAATTTTATTATCTATTTTTCTAACAAGTACTTTTCCTAGAAGATTTTTAGCCAGAGTTATTCCATCAACTAAGAAAAAATTTTTCTCTAATTTCATTATATTACCAATCCCATTATATAATTATCAAAATATTTATCTTTAATAAACATAGCATTTTTTAATCTACCTTCTATTTCAAATCCTAGTTTATTATATAGAGCTATAGCATTTTTATTATCTGTTCTCACTGTTAATTCAAAACGTGTTATACCAGTTTTTTTACCTCTTTTAATAGCAGAATTTAAGAGATTTTTTCCTATTCCAATTCCCCAATATTCTTTTAAAATAGTAATTCCCAAAAGAGCAATATGCTTTAATCTCATTCTACTTTCATTAGTTCTAAGACTACAACTTCCTACTATCTTATTATCAACTAGAGCAACTAGCATAAAGTTTTTATCAGTGGAATTTTTAATTTGTTTCTCCTCATCTTCAAGAGTCAATCCTATTCCTTCTTCTCCAAAACCTAAAAAGTCAGTTTCTTTTCCACATTGATTAATATAGTTTAAAAATTCTTGTACTTCTTCAATTTTAACTAATCTAATAGTAAGTTCTTTTCCATTTTTTAAAAGGTGTTTTTCCATAGTATCCTCCTCAAATTATAATGATTCAGAAATTTCCCAAATTAATTGTTCTTTGATATTTTCATATCCCTCTAATATAGATATTTTCCAGTTACTTCCGTAGAGTTTTATTTCAAAATTATCTATCTCATCTTTAATATTTTTCTTAGTAATTTTTTTTCTATCAAATAGAGGAGCTCTTTTTTTTTCTTTTCCTTCTATTAAAATTATTAACATTCCTTTAGAATATCCTTTTAGTATAACTTCTGAAGCTCTTTCAGCTTCAGCTCGCTCTATAGCTCTTTCTTTCCTATTTTCAGCATTTTTTCTTTTATTTTCAGTAAGTCTTCTAAATTTTTTCTCTTCTTTTAATCTCTTTGCCTTTTTTATTTTTTTATTTATAGAAAAAGCTTTTCCTTTAGCTTTATCCTTACTTATTACTTCCATTTTTAACTCCTTTAATATTTTAAAATTATATATGTTAGTATTATATCATATTTGTCAGAAAATATGTATTTTCAATACTTTTTTTATATTGGAAATATTTAAAATAAATATATAAATCTACTAGATTTTTTTTGAAAAAAATTATAGAATAAAGGGATGTGAGATATGTTAATATGAGGAGGATAAATGGGTAATATAAAAGTAAAATCTTTAGTTTCTTTAACTATTCCTATATTTTTTGAGTTGCTTCTCGTAACAATAGTAGGGAACATTGATACTATTATGTTAGGACACTACAGTGATAAGGCAGTAGGGGCAGTAGGGGGAATAAGTCAGGTATTAAATATTCAGAATGTTATATTTGGATTTGTAAACCTAGCTACTAGTATTCTATGTGCTCAATTTATAGGGGCGAAGAATAATAAAAAAGTACAGGAAGTAATAACAGTTTCTTTAATAGTAAATCTTATACTTGGATTTTTATTGGGTGCTAGTTATTTTATATTTTGGGAATTTATTTTAGAGAAGATAAAACTTCCAATAGAGCTTATAGATATAGGAAAAGGTTATTTTAAGCTTGTTGGAGGGCTTTGTGTATTTCAAGCTATAACGCTTACTTGTGGAGCTGTGATGAAAAGTCATGGAAATCCAAAGCAAATGCTTTTTGTGAACATTGGCGTAAATCTTTTAAATATTTTTGGTAATGGAATGTTTATTTTTGGATGGTTTGGGATGCCAGTACTTGGAGCAACAGGAGTTGGGATATCTACAGTTGTTTCAAGAGCAATAGGTTGCGTGGTTGGATTTTTAGTTATGAGTCACTATTGTAGATTTAAGTTCAGAAGAAAATTTTTAAAACCTTTTCCTTTCCATGTGATAAAAAATATATTATCCATTGGAATTCCAACGGCTGGTGAAAATTTAGCTTGGAATGTGGGACAGCTTATGATAATGGCCATGGTAAATACGATGGGAACAACTATGATAGCTTCACGAACATATTTAATGTTAATAGCTAGCTTTGTGATGACTTTTTCAATAGCACTAGGTCATGGAACAGCTATACAAGTAGGGCAACTGGTTGGAGCTAAAGAGATGGATGAAGCTTATGAAAAATGTTTAAAAAGTTTAAAGCTTTCAATAGTACTTGCGTTTTTTGTAACAGTTTTAGTGTGGATTATGAAAAGTCAGATAATGAGTATTTTTACAAAAGATGTTGAAATTTTAGATATTTCTTTAAAAGTTTTTCCATTAATGATACTGTTAGAGGTAGGAAGAGTATTTAATATTGTGATTATAAACTCATTGCATGCTGCTGGAGATATAAAATTTCCTATGTTTATGGGAATAGTATTTATATTTATTGTAGCAGTTCCATTCTCATATATATTTGGATTGAAATTTGGATGGGGACTTGTTGGAATTTGGATAGCTAATGCTGCAGATGAATGGTTTAGAGGAATAGCTATGTTTTTAAGATGGAAAAATAAAAAATGGCAAACTAAAAGTTTTGTTTAGAAAGAATTTTCTAAATTATATAATTTTAGTATATAGAATAGTTATTAATTTAGCTATAAAAAAATTACACCCTCAATCTCAGAACTCTAGAGATAAGGGTGTAATATGTTATAATAGCTTTTTTATAAAAATATTTATAGTTCTCAAATTGTTACTTGGAATAGTTAGGAGCTTCTTTAGTGATAGTTATATCATGAGGATGGCTCTCTTTTAAACCAGCACCAGTTATTTTTATAAATCTTCCATTGTTTTTAAGATCTTCTATTGTAGGAGTTCCACAGTATCCCATACCTGCTCTGATTCCACCACATAGTTGGAAAACTACATCTTTTAAATTTCCTTTATAAGAGATACGACCTTCTATTCCCTCAGGGACTAATTTTTTAGCATCATTTTGGAAATATCTATCTTTAGAACCTCTTTTCATTGCTGCTATTGATCCCATTCCAACATAGAGTTTAAATCTTTTTCCTTCAAGTATAATCTCTTCACCTGGAGCTTCTGTAGTCCCAGCTAAAAGTCCTCCTAGCATCACACAATCAGCACCTGCTGCTAAAGCTTTAACTATATCTCCTGATAATTTGATTCCACCGTCAGCAATTACTCCTATACCTTTATCTTTACAAACTTGAAAAACATCATTTACAGCTGTCAACTGAGGTACTCCAACTCCAGCAACGACTCTAGTAGTACAAATTGAACCAGGACCTATACCAACTTTTACAGCATCTACACCAGCTTCTATTAAATCTAGTGCTGCCTCAGCAGTGACAATATTACCTCCGATTAAATTTAAAGATGGAAAAGCTGCTCTAATCTCTTTTATTTTATTAATTACTCCTATAGAGTGTCCATGCGCAGAATCAACAGTGATAATATCTACACCAGCTTTTACAAGGGCTGCTACTCTATCTAAAGTATCAGCTCCAATTCCAACAGCTGCTCCAACTCTTAAAGTCCCATGAGCATCTTTGCAAGCATTAGGATATTCAGCTAGATTATCTATATCTTTTATAGTTATTAAACCTTTTAAATATCCATTTTCATTAGTAATAGGAAGTTTTTCTATTCTATTAGCTAAAAGAATTTCTTTAGCTTCATCTAAAGTTGTTCCAACTGGAGCTGTAATGAGCTCATCTTTAGTCATTATTTCACCAACAAGTTGAGCCATATCTTTATGATATTTTATATCTCTATTTGTAACAATTCCTATAAGTTTTCCATCCTCCTCAACTACAGGAAGGCCAGATATTTTATACCTTTTCATTAAATCCTCAGCTTGTCCAACTGTACAACTTGCACTAAGCGTAACAGGATTTCTTATCATTCCACTTTCTATTCTTTTAACTCTATCAACTTCAGCAGCTTGATCTTCAATACTCATATTCTTATGAATAAATCCAATTCCACCTTGTCTAGCTAAAGCGATAGCTAAATCTGATTCCGTAACAGTATCCATAGCAGCACTGAGGATAGGAATATTAAGAGTAATATCCTTTGTAAGTCTTGTTTTTAAGCTTACCTCATGTGGTAACACTTCTGATTTTGCTGGTATTAGCAAGACATCATCAAATGTTATAGCTTCTTTAATTATTTTTCCATTCATTTGCAACTCCTTTTAAAAATATAGATTAATCTTAATTTGCGAACTTAGTTATTAAAATATAGTTTGGATTTCAGATATTATAGCATAAGACTTTGGAAATTGTATAGAGTTTTTTCAATAAAATAATGTGATATTAAACACGAAATTTTTAATTTTTTTTTATTTCTTATAAATATCAATTTTTTGATATGGTATTTCTATATTATTAGCATCAAATTCAGCTTTTACCATCTCTGTAAAATCAAATTTAGAATCCCAATAGTCTTCCTTTTTTACCCATACTCTAAATATAAAATCAAGAGAGCTAGCATTTTGTACGCTCATTCTAATATTGATAGGTTTATCTTTTAAAACATTTGGATGAGAGTTAGCTATCTTTGTTAAAATTTCTTTTACTTTTTCAGTAGGGGTATCATATGATACAGAAAATACAAGATCTAATCTTCTTTCTGGATTTCTACTAACATTAGTTATGGCATTATTAGCTAACTGACTATTAGGTACTATAACAACTTTATTATCCGGAGTAGTAAGTATAGTGTAAAGAATTTGTATTTTATTAACTATCCCCTCAACACCAGTACTTGCTATTATATATTCATCTTTTGTAAAAGGTTTGAAAAAAAGTATTAACATACCTCCAGCTAAGTTTGCTAAACTTCCCTGTAAAGCTAAACCTACAGCTAATCCAGCCGTACCTAATACAGTTACAAGAGATGTAGCTTTAACACCTGCTATTCCTACTATTAAGAAAAATAAAATTACATATAAAAGAGTTTTTAACATTGAGCTTGTAAAACTTTCAAGTAATGGATCAACACTCTTTTTTCTTAAAGCTTTCTTATAGCCTTTAATTATGAAGGCTGTCAATTTTGGCCAAAAACTGAATAGAACAATAACAATTATTCCTCTAGTTACAATCATTGGGAGTAGCTCAAGAGCTTTTTGTAAAAAATTTGTTACAATTGGGTGCATTTTATATCTCCTTTTAAAATTTTTTCTTGCAATAGCAATAAATTAACATTTTTACATTATACAGTTTTTTATCTAATATATCAATATTTTTTAGAAATATTTATAAAAATGTTATATACTATATTCAAATGAAATTAAAAAGGAGAATAATTATGGAAATAAAGGAAAACTCAATCTGGATTAATAAGAAAAATGGAAGAGAATATGAAGTTATAAGAGAGGCTATTGATTGTACTAATGAAAGAGATGGGCTTATAGTAGTAGTTTATATCTCTAGAGAGGTTACAGGTAAATTATTTGTAAGAGAAAAGATGGAATTTATGAATAAATTTTATTTAAAAAAAGAATAAAAATTTAGCTTAAAGTTTTATAACTCCATTTATTAACTATTTTTTTATTGAAAAATATAGTATAATATGACAAATTAACTAAAATGTATTATAATTAGGAGAATAGATGAATATAAGAAGCATGGAGAAAATTAATAAATGGGGGTATATGTTCTATATAAAATATGATGGAACAAAGTTTCATTCTTTTGATGAAATGAGTGGGAAAAAAACTGTTAAGGGTAAATTTAAGGAGATAATGGCTAAGTTAGATTTTACTTGGGCAAAGGGAATACAGCAAGGTGGGAGAACTGATGCAAAGGTGAGTGCTATTGAAAATATTCTCTATGTGAGTAGTAAATTTGATGGAGATGTGAAGGGTTTACAGAGAAGTTTTAACTCTTTATCAGATGATAGTTTGAAAGTAACAATGATAAAAAAGACATTCCCAAATTTAATGTTTCCAGAGTTAATATCTAAAAGAGAGTATATATATGAATATCCTAGGAAAAGGATAAAAAATAGCTTAGAAGAGATTGAAAGGCTTTGTATGGAATTATCTGGAAAATATGACGTGAGTGAATTTACAGATAAAAAGGGTTTAGAGCTAAAAGAACATATAAGAGAGGTAGAGATAAGTTATAGAAAAGATAAACTTTATTTTTTAGGAAATTCTTTCATGCCAAAGCAAGTAAGAACCATGTCGGGATATATTTTAATCGGTAAGAAGGAGCCACTTGAGGGGAGATATTTAACTTTATCTAAGATAGTTTTAACCAAAGAGTTAAAAGATATGATTCTTGAAGAAGTAAAAGATATAGTTATAGATGGGGTAGAAAAGATAGAGAGGAATTTAGGTAAAACTCTTTATATTTTTTATATAAAAAATTCTAAAAAGGGAGAATTAATAGGAAAAAATGGAAAAAATATTAAAGCCCTTAAAAAAATTTATGGAGATATAGTGGTAAAAGAGATATGTTAGAAAGAATAAAGCAAGGACTCACTTTTTTATTTGGAAAATATAGAACAGAATGGGATATAGAGGTAAAAGAAGTGCTTTCAGATAAAGAATTTGAAATTTTTAACCAGATGAGTGAATACGATAAAATACATTCATATAGACTATACAAATTAGTGATAGAAGATAGTATTTTAAAAGAGGAAGCTATATTTAGAAAATTAGCTTTACTTCATGATTGTGGAAAATATCACGCCTCTTTATATAGGAGAGTAAAAAAAGTTTGGATAGGAGAGAAAAGCTTAGATAACCATAGTATTGATTCTTATCACAAATTAAAAGAGATAAATCTTGAATTGGCAGAATTAGCTAGGCTACATCATCATTATATAGATGATATTTATATGCAAAGATTCCAAGAGTTAGATGATAAATAAAAAATATTGAGGATAATAGAATTTAAATTCTAAGCGAATATTAAGTAATCTTAAAAAGTTTAAAATATAGAAGTTAGAAGGGTTTCTAGAGAAAGAGGAGAAAATGAGAGTAAATTTAGATAAATATTTATTGAAAGTTGAAAAACCAGGTCAGTATTTAGGAAATGAGATCAACAGTATCCATAAGGAGAATTCAGTAGCTAAAATGTGTTTATTTTTTCCAGATATATATGAAGTAGGAATGTCCAATCTTGGAATTAGAATATTGTATAGTCTTATGAATAGAGTAGAAGGGTTTTCTTTAGAGAGAGGATTTGCTCCAATGGAGGATATGGAAAGATTTATGAGAGAAAACAATATACCAATGTTTTCATTAGAAAGTAAGACACCTCTTAAGGAGTTTGATGTAGTAGGTTTTTCATTATCATATGAAATGTGCTATCCAAATGTTTTAAATGCTCTTGATTTAGCTGGGATACCAGTGAAAAGAGAGGAAAGAAAAGAAGGAGATCCGCTTATAATGGCTGGTGGAACTTGTATGATGAATCCTGTACCTATGGAGAGATTTTTAGATTTTATAGTTATAGGTGATGGGGAAGAGGTAATGGTAGAGATTGCTAAAATCCTAGTGGCTCATAAAGATAAAACTAAAATGGAAAAGTTACAGCTTATAGAACATTTAGATGGGGTATATGTTCCAGTTCTTCATAAGGGGAAAAAAAGAATAAAAAGAGCAATAGTTGCAGATTTAAATAATACAGAATATTATGAGGATCAGATAGTACCATATATAAATATAGTACATGATAGAGCCACTGTAGAGATACAAAGAGGTTGTTCAAGAGGATGTAGATTTTGTCAAGCAGGGATAGTGTATAGACCGGTTAGAGAGAGAAGCCTAGAAAAAAATTTGGAGTTAATAGAGAGAATGATAAAAAAAACAGGATATACAGAGGTATCATTATCTTCTTTAAGTAGCAGTGATTATACAAGGATAGATGATCTCATTAAGGGTGTAAAAAGTAAGTATGATTATAGGAATTTGGGGGTTTCACTCCCATCACTTAGAATGAATACACATTCTGTTGAGGTAGCTAAAGATATCAGTGGAGGAAAAAGAACTGGATTTACTTTTGCACCAGAAGCTGGCTCTCAAAGAATGAGAGATATTATCAATAAAGGGGTAGAGGAAAAAGATGTATTAGAAACAGCTGAAGCTGCTGTAAGAAATGGATGGGAAAGTTTGAAATTTTACTTTATGATAGGCCTTCCATTTGAGACTGATGAAGATGTGAAGGGGATATATGATTTAGCAAAGAAAGTAGTAGATAGATGTAGACCAATAAATAAAAGACTTAATGTAACAGTTAGTGTATCCAATTTTGTACCTAAACCCCATACACCTTTTCAATGGGCACAACAGATGAATTTTGATGAGATGAAAAGAAAACATACACTTTTAAGAGAGCTTTTTAAAGGACAAAAAGGTTGTAGTTTGAGAATCCATGATATGAAAAAGTCTTATTTAGAAGGCTTTCTCTCAAGAGGAGATGAAAAAACAGGAGAACTTATAGAACTAGCTTGGAAAAGTGGAGCAAAACTTGATGACTATAAGGATAATTTTAATATTTGGAAAAAAGCTATAGATGACTTAAAATTTGGAGAAGATGAGTACCTAAGAGCTAGAGATATAGATGAGAAGTTACCTTGGGATATAGTAGAGATAAGTGTGGATAAAGAGTTTTTAAAAAAAGAATTAGAACAAGCTAGGAATGCTGCTCTTACACCAGAGTGTAGAACTAGATGTTCTAATTGTGGCATAAGAAAAAGATTTCCAAATTGTATGGTGATAGCGGAATAATTTTTGGAGGGAAGAAGGAAATGGTAAACTTAGGAAATGATTGGGATGAGATATTAGAAGGAGAGTTTGCTAAGGAGTATTATCAAAAGTTAAGGAAGTTTTTGATAAATGAGTATAGAACAAAGGTTATTTATCCTAAAATGGAAAATATATTTTCGGCTCTGAAATTTACATCATACAAAGATACCAGAGTATTAATTTTAGGACAAGACCCCTATCATGGTCCTGGTCAAGCTCATGGATTAGCATTTTCAGTAAATCCTGGAATAAAAACTCCTCCTTCAC comes from Fusobacterium necrogenes and encodes:
- a CDS encoding TIGR03960 family B12-binding radical SAM protein, with translation MRVNLDKYLLKVEKPGQYLGNEINSIHKENSVAKMCLFFPDIYEVGMSNLGIRILYSLMNRVEGFSLERGFAPMEDMERFMRENNIPMFSLESKTPLKEFDVVGFSLSYEMCYPNVLNALDLAGIPVKREERKEGDPLIMAGGTCMMNPVPMERFLDFIVIGDGEEVMVEIAKILVAHKDKTKMEKLQLIEHLDGVYVPVLHKGKKRIKRAIVADLNNTEYYEDQIVPYINIVHDRATVEIQRGCSRGCRFCQAGIVYRPVRERSLEKNLELIERMIKKTGYTEVSLSSLSSSDYTRIDDLIKGVKSKYDYRNLGVSLPSLRMNTHSVEVAKDISGGKRTGFTFAPEAGSQRMRDIINKGVEEKDVLETAEAAVRNGWESLKFYFMIGLPFETDEDVKGIYDLAKKVVDRCRPINKRLNVTVSVSNFVPKPHTPFQWAQQMNFDEMKRKHTLLRELFKGQKGCSLRIHDMKKSYLEGFLSRGDEKTGELIELAWKSGAKLDDYKDNFNIWKKAIDDLKFGEDEYLRARDIDEKLPWDIVEISVDKEFLKKELEQARNAALTPECRTRCSNCGIRKRFPNCMVIAE